A window of bacterium genomic DNA:
AAGCCCGCCGGAGCGAATGAGGGCTTCAATGCCCTCGGGGCTGTGCAGGTTGCTGAGGAATTGAAATACGAAATCCATTCTCGCCTCTCTTCCCCCCTTTGAAAAAGGGGGGCCAGGGGGGATTTAAGAAATGCGGCAAAAGCCAGGGTCTCTTCTAGGCACAAGTGGCGCTTTAAATCCCCCAACCCCCCTTTTTCAAAGGGGGGTAATTATTTTCTCTGGTTGGCCGGCAGGACCGTCTTGCGCAGCCGGATCGACTTGGGGGTCACTTCGACCAGCTCATCGTCCTTGATGAATTCAATGGCCCTTTCCAGGGTCATGGGCAGGACCGGAGTCAGGACGACGTTCTCGTCCTTTCCGGCGGCCCGCATATTGGTCAGCTTCTTCTCCTTGCAGGGATTGACGTTGAGGTCATTGTCCCGGTTGTGCTCGCCGATGATCATGCCCTCATAGACCGGCACGCCCGAGGGAATGAAGAGGACGCCCCGGGGCTCGAGGTGGAACAAGGCGTAGGGGACGCTCTCGCCCATCCGGTCGCAGACCAGCGATCCGCTGACCCGGCTCTTGATCTCGCCGCGCAGCGGCTCGTAGCCGCTCAAGTAGGAGTTCATCAGGCCCACGCCCTTGGTGTCGGTCAGAAATTCGCTGCGGTAACCGATCAGGCCCCGCGAAGGGATGGAGAACTCCAGCCGGATCCGGCCGGTGCCGTGGTTGACCATGTTGATCATGCGGCCCTGGCGCAGCGAGAGCTTCTCGGTGATCACGCCCATGAAGTCCTCGGGGATGTCGACGAAGAGATGCTCGATCGGCTCGAGTTGCTGGTCATTCTCTTGCTTGAAGATGATCTGGGGCCGGCCCACCGCCAGCTCGAAGCCCTCGCGGCGCATCGTTTCGATCAGGATCGCCATCTGGAACTCGCCCCGGCCCTTGACCAGGAAGCTGTCGGGCGTCTCGCCGTCTTCCACCCGCAAGGCCACGTTGTGCATCGTCTCCTTCTGGAGGCGGTCGAGGATGCGGCGGGATTGAACGTACTTCCCTTCGCGGCCCGAAAAAGGCGAGTTGTTGACCATGAACTTCATGGCCACCGTCGGCTCGTCGACGACCAGCCGTTTGAGGGCCTTGGGAGCCTCGGCGGTGCAGATGGTGTCGCCGATGGCGACCTCCTCGATGCCCGAGAGGATGACGATGTCGCCGGGCTCCACCGACTCGACGTCCTTGAACTTGAGGCCTTCATAGGTCTGGAGGTGCGAGACCTTGAGCGCCTCGGGCGAGCCGTCGGCGCCGATGCAGACCAGGGCGTCGTTCTTCCGGGCCTTCCCCTGGAAGACCCGGCCGATGGCCAAGCGCCCGAGGTAATCGGAATAACCCAAGTTGGTGACCAGCATCTGGAAGGGCTCGCTGGCCTCGTAGGCCGGGGCCGGGACCTCGCTGAGGATCGTATCGAAGAGCGGCTGGAGGTCCTTGCCCTTCTCGTCGAGCTTTTGCTGGGCGACGCCTTCCCGGCCGATGGCGTAGAGGACCGGAAATTCGATCTGGTTCTCGTCGGCGTCGAGGTCGATGAAGAGGTCGTAGATTTCGTTGAGGACCTCCTGGGGCCGGGCATCCTTGCGGTCGATCTTGTTGACGATGACGATGATCTTGAGGTGGGACTCCAAGGCTTTCTTGAGGACGAAACGGGTCTGGGGCAGCGGGCCTTCCGAAGCGTCGACCAGCAGGATGGCGCCGT
This region includes:
- the typA gene encoding translational GTPase TypA gives rise to the protein MKNQSHNEKIRNVAIIAHVDHGKTTLVDFMLKQGGTFRSNKETADRMMDNMELERERGITIASKNCAATYKGVKINIIDTPGHADFGGEVERGLKMVDGAILLVDASEGPLPQTRFVLKKALESHLKIIVIVNKIDRKDARPQEVLNEIYDLFIDLDADENQIEFPVLYAIGREGVAQQKLDEKGKDLQPLFDTILSEVPAPAYEASEPFQMLVTNLGYSDYLGRLAIGRVFQGKARKNDALVCIGADGSPEALKVSHLQTYEGLKFKDVESVEPGDIVILSGIEEVAIGDTICTAEAPKALKRLVVDEPTVAMKFMVNNSPFSGREGKYVQSRRILDRLQKETMHNVALRVEDGETPDSFLVKGRGEFQMAILIETMRREGFELAVGRPQIIFKQENDQQLEPIEHLFVDIPEDFMGVITEKLSLRQGRMINMVNHGTGRIRLEFSIPSRGLIGYRSEFLTDTKGVGLMNSYLSGYEPLRGEIKSRVSGSLVCDRMGESVPYALFHLEPRGVLFIPSGVPVYEGMIIGEHNRDNDLNVNPCKEKKLTNMRAAGKDENVVLTPVLPMTLERAIEFIKDDELVEVTPKSIRLRKTVLPANQRK